A single Lolium perenne isolate Kyuss_39 chromosome 6, Kyuss_2.0, whole genome shotgun sequence DNA region contains:
- the LOC127321381 gene encoding putative serpin-Z5 produces MSESARSGLQAFALALNKRLAGDAARSNRNLIFSPVSVYAALSLVTAGARERTLSELLGVLGAVSRDDLAGSVRVLSEQALADQSQTGGPRVSFACALWHDKTRPLKPAYIDAAVKSYKARTCSVDFHKKPGEAAKRINAWVRASTNDLITEIIDPSQLCPRTDLVLANAIYFKGKWRQPFNEEYTEEDEFHRLDGSTVEVSFMQDDSRRQRIACHRGFKVLQLDYEEGRKPQALYSMCVFLPNTRKGLPRLTDRIAADPDFVRKHLPTVTVAVGEFRLPKFKLNFSTGMNGVLPDLGIKEAFQEGKADFYDMVADDDPVRRLNLQEVLHKAVIEVNEEGTEAAAVTACRMQKVTCQVNKLPKLVDFVADHPFAFFVIEEVSGAILYAGYVLDPSSE; encoded by the exons ATGTCAGAGAGCGCCAGGTCCGGCCTGCAGGCGTTCGCTCTAGCCCTCAATAAGCGCCTCGCAGGCGACGCTGCCAGAAGCAACCGTAACCTCATCTTCTCGCCGGTGTCCGTCTACGCGGCGCTATCACTGGTGACCGCCGGCGCCCGCGAGCGCACCCTCTCGGAGCTGCTCGGCGTCCTCGGCGCGGTGTCGCGGGACGACCTCGCCGGGTCTGTCCGTGTGCTGTCGGAGCAGGCCCTGGCCGACCAGTCACAGACGGGCGGGCCGCGCGTCAGCTTCGCGTGCGCCTTGTGGCACGACAAGACCAGGCCTCTCAAGCCGGCCTACATCGATGCCGCCGTCAAGTCGTACAAGGCGCGGACGTGCTCCGTAGACTTCCACAAGAAG CCAGGGGAAGCAGCGAAGCGAATCAACGCATGGGTGAGGGCATCCACCAACGACCTTATCACCGAAATCATCGATCCGAGTCAACTGTGCCCGCGGACCGACCTCGTTCTCGCCAACGCCATCTACTTCAAGGGCAAGTGGCGCCAGCCTTTCAACGAGGAGTATaccgaggaggacgagttccACCGCCTCGACGGCAGTACCGTCGAGGTGTCCTTCATGCAAGATGATTCGCGAAGGCAGCGCATCGCCTGCCACCGCGGGTTCAAGGTGCTCCAGCTCGACTACGAGGAAGGCAGGAAGCCGCAGGCGCTCTACTCGATGTGCGTCTTCCTCCCCAACACACGCAAGGGGCTGCCGCGGCTGACCGACAGGATCGCGGCCGACCCTGACTTTGTAAGGAAGCACCTGCCCACGGTGACCGTCGCGGTTGGCGAGTTCCGTCTACCCAAGTTCAAGCTCAATTTTTCCACCGGCATGAATGGCGTTCTCCCGGACCTGGGAATCAAGGAGGCCTTTCAGGAGGGGAAGGCTGACTTCTATGACATGGTGGCGGATGATGACCCCGTCAGGAGGCTCAACCTCCAGGAAGTACTCCATAAGGCTGTCATCGAGGTGAACGAGGAAGGCACTGAGGCCGCCGCTGTTACCGCTTGCCGGATGCAGAAGGTTACTTGTCAGGTCAACAAACTGCCCAAGCTTGTGGACTTCGTCGCTGATCATCCATTTGCATTCTTTGTGATCGAGGAGGTGTCTGGTGCAATCTTGTATGCAGGGTACGTGCTTGACCCTTCAAGCGAGTGA